TCTATTTGAGTTGGGAAAACATTTACACCACGAATAATAAGCATATCGTCACATCTTCCCAGGATACGGTCCATACGTACCAATGTACGGCCACATTCGCACTTCTCGTAATGAAGGGCTGTAAGGTCCTTGGTGCGATAACGCAACAGCGGCATACCTTCTTTGGTTAGGTGAGTGAAGACCAATTCTCCCGGTTGACCAGCTTCTACAGGCTCAAGGGTGTTTGGATCCAGGATTTCGGGGAAGAAATGATCTTCATTGAGGTGAGTTCCGTTCTGATGTTCGCATTCAAAGCCTACACCCGGACCAGAAATTTCACTCAATCCATATATATCATAAGCCTTTATGCCTAGCTTTTCTTCAATCTCTTTACGCATATTTTCTGTCCAAGGCTCTGCACCAAAAGCACCAGCTTTAAGCTTGAAATCTGCTCTTGGAATGCCCGAATCTTTAATTGCATCGGCTATGAAAAGAGCGTATGAAGGAGTACAACACAACATGGTAGTTCCAAAATCGTGCATCAATTGAATTTGTTTATCTGTGTTTCCGCTGGACATAGGAATAACAGAAGCTCCAATGTTTTCGGCACCATAATGAGCTCCTAGCCCACCGGTAAAAAGTCCGTAACCGTAAGCTATCTGAAATATATCTCTATTGTCGGCTCCATAAGCGGTAAAACAGCGGGAAAGGCACTCAGTCCACAATGACAAGTCCTTGCGTGTATAACCCACTACGGTTGGCTTTCCGGTTGTACCGGATGATCCGTGAATTCTTACGATCTGCGACATTGGCACTGCGCAAAGTCCGAAGGGATAATTGTCTCTAAGATCTGTTTTTGTGGTAAACGGAAGTTTGGTAATATCTTCTATTCCATTAATATCGTCAGGAGTAATACCCAGTTCCTGCATTTTTTTGCGGTAGAAAGGTGTGTTGTGATATACATATTCCACCATCTTTTTCAGTCTGATGCTCTGAATTTTGCGAAGCTCTTCGCGATTCATGCATTCGATACTTTCGTTCCAAATCATCTTTTTTTCGCTATGTTTTATAGTTTTATATCTCGTTTTTGTGATAATCTGTCGCAAAGTAACAAAATAAATCGTAAAATCTATTATTTGAAGGAAGATAATTAAATCATACCGATGAATAAGGAAATTCTACCGACGAAACATTTCCGGTAGCTTCTTTTAACTTTTTTATTCCCTGAGGATACTTTTTTGTGCGCTTGTACAAAAGAATGCAATCTTCTGTACAAAACAATTCATTCTTTTGTACAGAAGAATGAATTGTTTTGTACAAGGGAATATAAACCTTCCGCCAATGAATTAAAATACATCCCGAACGTTGCACTAAAATTAGTACAGATAATCGTCTTATATATACCAAAGTTGTGTAACTTTACGGTTTTAATGAAGAAAACAAGATGGATTTCGAACTAACATCAGACTATCAGCCCACGGGAGATCAGCCGGACGCTATTGCACAGCTCACCGAAGGTCTTAATAGCGGACTGCCTGCGCAGACGCTCCTCGGAGTAACCGGATCGGGTAAAACGTTTACAATTGCCAATGTAATTAAGAACGTGAATAAGCCTACACTTATATTGAGCCACAACAAAACGTTGGCTGCTCAGCTTTATGGAGAATTCAAAAGCTTTTTTCCTAATAATGCGGTAGAATATTACGTTTCATACTACGATTATTACCAGCCCGAAGCCTATCTTCCAAGCAGTGACACCTATATTGAAAAGGATTTAGCGATTAATGATGAGATAGATAAACTGCGACTGGCGGCCACTTCTTCCCTACTTTCAGGGCGTAAAGATATAGTTGTAGTCTCTTCCGTATCGTGTATTTACGGTATGGGAAACCCTTCGGACTTCTATAATAATGTAATCGATATAGAAGCCGGACGAGCCATTAACAGAAATGTTTTTCTTCGCCGGTTAGTGGATAGTCTCTATTCACGCAATGATGTGGAGCTGTGTCGTGGTAATTTCCGCGTGAAGGGTGATACGGTCGACATCTTCCTTGCCTACTCCGACCATGTGTTAAGGGTGGTTTTCTGGGGAGACGAGATTGATTCCATAGAGGAAGTTGATCCGCTGTCGGGACTAAAGATTGCATCTTATGATGCTTATAAAATATATCCGGCCAATCTCTTTATGACTACTAAAGAGAGTACGATAGGTGCTATTCATCAGATAGAGGATGACCTGACTCAACAAGTAAAATTCTTCGAATCAATAGGAAAGCCTTACGAGGCAAAGCGCATATATGAACGTGTTACTTACGATATGGAGATGATCCGTGAGCTGGGGCATTGTTCGGGCATCGAGAATTATTCGCGATACTTTGACGGTCGTGAGCCGGGCACTCGTCCTTACTGTCTGCTCGATTTCTTTCCCGATGATTTCCTTATTGTAATAGACGAGAGTCATGTTAGTGTGCCTCAGATCAGAGCCATGTATGGAGGCGACCGCGCCCGCAAAACAAACCTTGTTGAATATGGTTTC
This genomic interval from uncultured Bacteroides sp. contains the following:
- a CDS encoding phenylacetate--CoA ligase, with the protein product MIWNESIECMNREELRKIQSIRLKKMVEYVYHNTPFYRKKMQELGITPDDINGIEDITKLPFTTKTDLRDNYPFGLCAVPMSQIVRIHGSSGTTGKPTVVGYTRKDLSLWTECLSRCFTAYGADNRDIFQIAYGYGLFTGGLGAHYGAENIGASVIPMSSGNTDKQIQLMHDFGTTMLCCTPSYALFIADAIKDSGIPRADFKLKAGAFGAEPWTENMRKEIEEKLGIKAYDIYGLSEISGPGVGFECEHQNGTHLNEDHFFPEILDPNTLEPVEAGQPGELVFTHLTKEGMPLLRYRTKDLTALHYEKCECGRTLVRMDRILGRCDDMLIIRGVNVFPTQIESVILELPEFEPHYLLTVDRVNNTDRMELKVEVRPEFYSDEINKMLALKKKITSRLQSVLGLGVDVKLVEPRSIERSMGKAKRVIDNRKL
- the uvrB gene encoding excinuclease ABC subunit UvrB; translated protein: MDFELTSDYQPTGDQPDAIAQLTEGLNSGLPAQTLLGVTGSGKTFTIANVIKNVNKPTLILSHNKTLAAQLYGEFKSFFPNNAVEYYVSYYDYYQPEAYLPSSDTYIEKDLAINDEIDKLRLAATSSLLSGRKDIVVVSSVSCIYGMGNPSDFYNNVIDIEAGRAINRNVFLRRLVDSLYSRNDVELCRGNFRVKGDTVDIFLAYSDHVLRVVFWGDEIDSIEEVDPLSGLKIASYDAYKIYPANLFMTTKESTIGAIHQIEDDLTQQVKFFESIGKPYEAKRIYERVTYDMEMIRELGHCSGIENYSRYFDGREPGTRPYCLLDFFPDDFLIVIDESHVSVPQIRAMYGGDRARKTNLVEYGFRLPAAMDNRPLKFEEFESIAKQIIYVSATPADYELVRSEGIVVEQVIRPTGLLDPVIEVRPSLNQIDDLMEEIQLRIEREERVLITTLTKRMAEELADYLLGNGIKCNYIHSDVDTMDRVKIMEDLRAGIYDVLIGVNLLREGLDLPEVSLVAILDADKEGFLRSHRSLTQTAGRAARNVNGRVIMYADKITDSMKKTIDETNRRREKQLAYNEANGIVPQQIKKALKMSVFTGSDSQQSSKGPKAYVEPTGTNVAADPIIQYMNKSQLEKNIEKTKKQMRDAAKKLEFLEAAQYRDELIKLEDLLKEKFPV